The following are from one region of the Oryzias melastigma strain HK-1 linkage group LG22, ASM292280v2, whole genome shotgun sequence genome:
- the LOC112147357 gene encoding RNA polymerase II elongation factor ELL: MSVLEEDRCYGLRSGNEVSPARNQSVFHVKLTDSAAKAIGCLQNGKGLVLHPSICFNGNQGRITIPCSDSKDEVRIFTFSVTNVARSSPHGSFDCVRQLSNGAAEELSCLGVIQKKMTINATDDSYDKARQSMAQAEEETRSRSTIVIKNGGRYQGKKVTVRAPAPALAKLTKPKHSSHSLLSNIRRRISVSKKSPCPSNRKNADVVQRPLRERIMHLLALRPYKRPELILRLQRDGLTGEEKDGLESALSEVAQLSGRDNTFVLKDTLYKDLRKDWPGYTPGDQQLLKRVLVRRLFQPQQNLLTVPEAQVSPLRDTPNSSPAHRFKHSLVEDFPDVSSSKKPRISRLSNKSSCKRSLLKPPEQEDQRDTEGIAKAERWNSLDAEKLLDSLLATSTEETAERLEPVESAPQASEGHSTPQPHRSPSPLTASDLQCADRKGKEREKLKHILEGWRTKKDRRKDQGSGDASTNASQACTELNEMTFVKESDDAEAYTDTPDYLSKYTSICSHSQRQSYKQDFNKEYSEYRDLHARIDHTTRQFLELESQLKQLHHGSLKYKTVHNKILQKYRKIKKSNPSYNQDKVRCEYLHNKLAHIKKLISDFDQQQLTADRSCPE, encoded by the exons ATGTCGGTGCTCGAAGAGGACCGGTGTTACGGTCTGCGCAGCGGGAACGAAGTGAGCCCCGCCAGGAACCAGTCGGTTTTTCACGTAAAACTCACTGACAGCGCGGCGAAAGCTATCGGCTGTCTCCAGAACGGCAAG GGACTTGTTCTTCATCCAAGCATCTGTTTTAACGGAAACCAAGGG aGAATCACAATCCCTTGTTCGGACAGTAAAGACGAAGTGAGGATCTTTACCTTCAGTGTGACCAACGTTGCGCGGAGCAGTCCTCATGGGAGCTTTGACTGCGTTAGGCAGCTCAGCAATGG AGCTGCCGAGGAGCTGTCATGCCTGGGAGTGATTCAGAAGAAGATGACTATCAACGCCACTGATGACTCGTACGACAAAGCTCGCCAGAGCATGGCCCAAGCCGAGGAGGAGACGCGCAGCCGAAGCACCATCGTCATCAAGAACGGAGGACGCTACCAGG GGAAGAAGGTGACGGTGCGAGCGCCCGCTCCTGCCCTGGCTAAGCTGACCAAACCCAAGCACTCTTCTCACTCCCTCCTGAGCAACATAAGGAGGCGCATCAGCGTGTCGAAGAAGAGCCCCTGCCCGTCTAACAGGAAAAATGCCGACGTGGTGCAGAGGCCCCTCAGAGAGAGGATCATGCATTTGCTGGCTTTGAGGCCGTATAAGAGACCCGAGCTGATCCTGAGGCTGCAGAGAGACGGGCTGACGGGGGAAGAAAAAGACGGGCTGGAATCTGCACTATCAGAG gtgGCCCAGCTCAGCGGCAGAGACAACACTTTTGTTCTGAAGGACACTTTGTACAAAGATCTGCGGAAAGACTGGCCAGGCTACACGCCAGGAGACCAGCAGCTTCTGAAACGCGTCCTTGTCAG gaGGCTCTTTCAACCCCAGCAGAACCTCCTCACAGTCCCCGAGGCCCAGGTCAGCCCCCTGCGGGACACCCCCAACTCCTCCCCAGCCCACCGTTTCAAGCACTCCCTGGTGGAGGATTTCCCCGACGTTTCCAGCAGCAAGAAACCTCGGATATCCCGCCTGTCAAACAAATCCTCCTGTAAAAGGTCGTTACTGAAGCCGCCTGAACAGGAGGACCAAAGAGACACTGAAGGGATCGCCAAGGCCGAGCGCTGGAACTCGCTCGACGCTGAAAAACTTTTAGACTCGCTGTTAGCAACTTCTACCGAGGAAACGGCTGAAAGGCTGGAGCCGGTGGAGTCGGCTCCACAGGCCTCTGAAGGTCACTCCACCCCCCAGCCCCATCGATCCCCCTCCCCCCTGACTGCATCCGACCTGCAGTGTGCCGATCGCAAAGGGAAGGAAAGGGAGAAGCTCAAACACATCCTA GAGGGGTGGAGAACgaagaaagacagaagaaaagatCAGGGTTCAGGAGATGCGAGCACCAACGCCTCCCAGGCCTGCACAG aACTGAACGAAATGACGTTTGTGAAAGAATCAGACGATGCAGAGGCTTACACAGACACGCCGGACTATTTATC AAAGTACACGAGTATTTGCAGCCACAGTCAGAGACAGAGCTACAAGCAGGACTTCAACAAGGAGTACAGCGAGTACAGAGACCTGCACGCTCGCATCGACCACACCACGCGGCAGTTCCTGGAGCTGGAGTCTCAGCTCAAACAGCTTCATCACGGCTCACTGAAATACAAG aCTGTTCACAATAAAATCCTTCAGAAATATCGCAAAATCAAGAAG TCTAATCCGAGCTACAACCAGGACAAAGTTCGCTGTGAGTACCTCCACAACAAACTGgctcacatcaagaagctcatCTCAGACTTCGACCAGCAGCAGCTGACTGCAGACCGCTCGTGCCCTGAATGA